Proteins encoded by one window of Mycolicibacterium sp. ND9-15:
- the lspA gene encoding signal peptidase II has protein sequence MVRDSSASPLWDDGTVTDDPGVAEETTEETLPPRRRLRLLLGIAAAVLVTDIVTKVLAVKLLTPGQPVSIIGDTVTWTLVRNSGAAFSMATGYTWVLTLIATGVVIGIVWMGRRLVSPWWAVGLGMILGGALGNLVDRFFRSPGPLQGHVVDFLSIGWWPVFNVADPAVVGGAILLVALSLFGFDFDTVGRRKTAEDE, from the coding sequence ATGGTGCGAGATTCTTCCGCATCCCCGCTTTGGGATGATGGAACGGTGACTGACGACCCGGGAGTGGCCGAAGAGACCACCGAGGAAACACTGCCGCCGAGGCGCCGGCTGCGGCTGTTGCTCGGCATCGCGGCGGCCGTACTGGTCACCGATATCGTCACCAAGGTTCTCGCCGTCAAACTGCTCACCCCCGGCCAGCCCGTGTCGATCATCGGCGACACGGTGACCTGGACTCTGGTGCGCAACTCGGGTGCCGCGTTCTCGATGGCCACCGGCTACACCTGGGTCCTCACGTTGATCGCCACCGGCGTGGTGATCGGGATCGTGTGGATGGGCCGCCGCCTGGTGTCCCCGTGGTGGGCCGTCGGACTGGGCATGATCCTCGGCGGCGCGCTCGGCAACCTCGTCGACCGGTTCTTCCGCTCACCCGGCCCGTTACAGGGCCACGTCGTCGACTTCCTGTCCATCGGCTGGTGGCCCGTGTTCAACGTGGCCGACCCGGCCGTGGTGGGTGGAGCCATCCTGCTCGTCGCGCTGTCGCTGTTCGGCTTCGACTTCGACACGGTCGGCCGGCGTAAGACGGCCGAGGACGAGTGA
- the rarD gene encoding EamA family transporter RarD translates to MFPAFFPLLKPASAVEVLAHRIVWSFLLMVVVVAIVGRLGDLTQIAGRTWVLLAAASAFISINWGVYVYAVNNGHVVDAALGYFINPLVTVALGLIVFRERLNRAQCAALAIAVAGVVVLTAEVGAPPYIGLALAFSFGLYGAVKKVVPTDPRVSVGVEAGLATPFAAAYLAVLQSTGHATFTEHGGGHVALLILSGVLTALPLLLFAAAAQRLPLVTMGLLFYLNPVMQLTWGVLVGREPMPPARWLGFALIWLALLVFSVDAIRRVTA, encoded by the coding sequence ATGTTCCCCGCGTTCTTCCCGTTGCTGAAGCCCGCGTCCGCTGTCGAGGTGCTGGCGCACCGGATCGTGTGGAGCTTTCTGCTGATGGTCGTCGTCGTCGCGATCGTCGGCAGGCTGGGCGACCTGACGCAGATCGCCGGTCGCACCTGGGTGCTGCTTGCCGCTGCGTCGGCGTTCATCTCGATCAACTGGGGCGTTTACGTCTACGCCGTCAACAACGGACACGTGGTCGACGCGGCGCTGGGCTACTTCATCAACCCCCTGGTGACGGTCGCGCTGGGGCTGATCGTCTTCCGGGAACGGCTCAACCGCGCGCAGTGCGCCGCGCTCGCCATCGCGGTGGCCGGGGTGGTGGTATTGACCGCGGAGGTGGGTGCGCCGCCGTACATCGGCCTCGCCCTGGCGTTCTCCTTCGGTCTCTACGGCGCGGTCAAGAAGGTGGTGCCGACCGACCCGCGGGTGAGCGTCGGCGTAGAAGCCGGTCTCGCCACCCCGTTCGCGGCGGCTTATCTGGCCGTCCTGCAGAGCACCGGGCACGCGACGTTCACCGAGCACGGCGGCGGCCATGTCGCGCTGTTGATCCTGTCCGGGGTGCTGACGGCGCTGCCGCTGCTGCTGTTCGCCGCCGCAGCGCAGCGGTTGCCGCTGGTCACCATGGGCTTGCTGTTCTACCTGAACCCGGTGATGCAGTTGACGTGGGGCGTGCTTGTCGGCCGCGAACCGATGCCGCCCGCGCGCTGGCTGGGATTCGCGCTGATCTGGCTGGCCCTGCTGGTGTTCAGCGTCGATGCGATTCGACGGGTCACGGCATAG
- a CDS encoding response regulator transcription factor yields the protein MTTQPAPTPPHRQAILGKLPRIYRADGSPIRVLLVDDELALTNLVKMALRYEGWEVDVAHNGEDAVAKFNANAPDVLILDIMLPDIDGMQILRRLRESEAYTPILFLTARDSVADRVEGLTAGADDYMTKPFSLEELVARIRGLLRRGRYTATAPQDEITVGELTLDGASRTVYRGETAIDLTATEFELLRYLMRNPGRAIGRVEILDHVWNYGFDGRTSIVDLYISYLRKKIDGGREPMIHTVRGIGYMLRSPS from the coding sequence ATGACGACGCAACCGGCTCCGACGCCTCCACACCGCCAAGCGATCTTGGGAAAGCTACCGCGGATCTATCGCGCCGATGGTTCGCCCATCCGGGTGCTTCTCGTCGACGACGAGCTGGCGTTGACCAACCTGGTCAAGATGGCCCTGCGCTACGAGGGCTGGGAGGTCGACGTCGCCCACAACGGCGAAGACGCCGTCGCCAAGTTCAACGCGAATGCGCCTGACGTACTGATTCTCGACATCATGCTGCCCGACATCGACGGCATGCAGATTCTGCGTCGGCTGCGTGAGTCAGAGGCCTACACTCCAATACTCTTTCTGACCGCCCGTGATTCGGTTGCCGACCGGGTCGAGGGGTTGACCGCGGGTGCAGACGACTACATGACCAAACCCTTCAGCCTCGAGGAGCTTGTCGCGCGCATCCGGGGGCTGCTCAGGCGGGGGCGGTACACAGCCACCGCCCCGCAGGACGAGATCACCGTTGGTGAATTGACGCTGGACGGTGCCAGTCGAACCGTTTATCGGGGCGAGACCGCTATTGATCTGACCGCAACCGAATTCGAGTTGCTGCGCTACCTGATGCGCAACCCCGGTCGTGCCATCGGTCGTGTGGAGATCCTCGATCATGTGTGGAACTACGGCTTCGACGGCAGAACCAGCATCGTCGATCTGTACATCTCATATCTTCGCAAGAAGATCGATGGTGGCCGGGAGCCCATGATTCACACCGTGCGCGGCATCGGATACATGCTGCGGTCCCCGTCGTGA
- a CDS encoding bifunctional SulP family inorganic anion transporter/carbonic anhydrase — MSEGQRAESTHWKSVLRYDVPASLVVFLVALPLSLGIAVASNAPVLAGLIAAVVGGIVAGCLGGSPLQVSGPAAGLTVIVAGLVGQFGWAVTCAITVCAGLLQVLFGLSRIARAALAIAPVVVYAMLAGIGVTIALQQLHVLLGGEAKSSALTSITELPAQLLEIEGAGLLLGLAVIAVLVMWPWVPAPVGKVPGPLVAIVGVTMASVVLGLDVSRIEIGGSLLEALQLPELPDGNWGAFAVGVLTVALIASVESLLSAVSVDRLGGTQTNFDRELLGQGSANIASGALGGLPITGVIVRSSTNVAAGARTRASAILHGVWLLVFALPFVGLIQQIPSAALAGLLIVIGCQLVKWPQIKTAHRTGDLAVYLVTILGVVFVNLLAGVLIGLGLAVSLVLSRVVRTRIRVEPTGDGQWRVVVVGSLTFLSLPQLTRKLASLPSSATVTLELSVDFLDHPCQESIAHWQRQHEAKGGAVHIHELGSVDMDSALQGPPQRALDSPTGNLAGVLPWSSWQRNGTRRINGSGTNGNGSTPQPIMDGLAEYQRRTAPVIRPHLRGLAHAQRPETLFITCADSRVVPNVITSSGPGDLFTFRNVGNLVPPNRGDASVEAAITFAVEHLSISSIVVCGHSGCGAMTALLSAPTNGSTRRDHDDPLRSWLRYGQHTVVAFREGQHPVARSAAAAGFSAVDQLSMVNVAVQLETLRQHPVVERACREAGLHVSGLFYDIASATVLRVFSTHVEALTFETTA; from the coding sequence ATGAGTGAAGGACAGCGAGCGGAGTCGACTCATTGGAAATCGGTACTGCGCTACGACGTTCCGGCGTCGTTGGTGGTTTTCCTGGTCGCTCTCCCGTTGTCACTTGGTATTGCTGTGGCCTCGAATGCGCCGGTGCTCGCTGGCCTGATCGCCGCGGTCGTCGGCGGAATCGTGGCCGGCTGCCTCGGCGGATCACCGTTGCAGGTGAGCGGACCTGCCGCTGGGCTGACCGTTATTGTCGCTGGGCTGGTCGGGCAATTCGGATGGGCAGTAACGTGCGCGATCACGGTGTGCGCTGGCCTGCTGCAGGTCCTGTTCGGGCTGAGCCGGATAGCGCGCGCGGCGTTGGCCATCGCACCGGTTGTGGTGTACGCGATGTTGGCCGGCATCGGGGTCACCATCGCCTTGCAGCAGCTGCACGTGCTGCTCGGCGGTGAAGCGAAGAGTTCGGCGCTGACGAGCATCACCGAGCTCCCCGCGCAGCTACTCGAGATCGAAGGTGCCGGTTTGCTCCTTGGCCTGGCAGTCATTGCGGTACTCGTGATGTGGCCGTGGGTGCCTGCACCCGTCGGCAAGGTGCCGGGCCCGCTGGTCGCGATCGTCGGCGTGACGATGGCTTCGGTGGTACTCGGCCTCGACGTTTCGCGCATTGAGATCGGCGGCTCGCTTCTGGAGGCGTTGCAACTGCCCGAGCTGCCGGACGGGAACTGGGGCGCGTTCGCCGTCGGCGTACTCACCGTGGCGTTGATCGCCAGTGTGGAGAGCCTGTTATCCGCCGTGTCGGTGGACCGACTCGGCGGGACGCAGACGAACTTTGACCGGGAACTGCTCGGGCAAGGCAGCGCCAACATCGCGTCGGGCGCGCTCGGCGGGCTGCCGATCACGGGTGTGATCGTGCGTAGTTCGACCAACGTCGCCGCGGGCGCGCGCACCCGCGCGTCAGCGATCTTGCACGGTGTGTGGCTGCTGGTTTTCGCACTGCCGTTCGTCGGCCTCATTCAACAGATACCGTCCGCGGCGCTGGCCGGCCTGCTGATCGTGATCGGTTGCCAGCTTGTCAAGTGGCCGCAGATCAAGACCGCACACCGCACCGGCGACTTGGCGGTATACCTGGTCACCATCCTGGGAGTGGTGTTCGTCAACCTGCTCGCCGGCGTGCTCATCGGGCTGGGTCTGGCCGTCTCGCTCGTCCTGTCGCGGGTGGTGCGCACGCGGATCCGCGTCGAGCCGACGGGCGACGGCCAATGGCGGGTCGTGGTCGTGGGCTCCCTCACGTTCCTTTCGCTGCCGCAGCTGACGCGGAAGTTGGCGTCCCTTCCCTCGAGCGCCACGGTGACGCTCGAGCTGTCCGTGGACTTCCTCGACCACCCTTGCCAGGAGTCGATTGCACATTGGCAACGCCAACACGAGGCTAAGGGCGGCGCCGTGCACATCCACGAGCTCGGATCCGTGGACATGGACAGCGCTCTGCAGGGTCCGCCGCAGCGTGCACTCGACTCGCCAACCGGCAACCTGGCCGGCGTGCTGCCGTGGAGTTCGTGGCAGCGCAACGGCACGCGGCGCATCAACGGCAGCGGGACGAACGGCAACGGCAGCACGCCGCAGCCGATCATGGACGGATTGGCCGAGTACCAACGGCGGACCGCGCCGGTCATTCGGCCACATCTGCGGGGATTAGCCCATGCCCAACGGCCCGAGACACTCTTCATCACCTGTGCCGACTCGCGCGTGGTGCCCAACGTGATCACGTCGAGTGGGCCGGGTGATCTGTTCACCTTCCGAAATGTCGGCAACCTGGTGCCGCCGAATCGCGGCGATGCCTCGGTTGAGGCGGCAATCACGTTCGCCGTCGAGCACCTCAGCATCTCGTCGATCGTGGTGTGTGGACACTCCGGCTGTGGGGCGATGACGGCGCTGCTGTCCGCACCGACCAACGGTTCGACCCGACGCGATCACGACGATCCACTCAGGTCCTGGCTGCGATACGGTCAGCACACTGTCGTCGCCTTTCGCGAGGGCCAACATCCGGTTGCGCGGTCAGCGGCTGCCGCAGGATTCTCTGCAGTCGACCAGTTGAGCATGGTCAATGTTGCGGTCCAGCTCGAGACGCTGCGACAGCATCCCGTCGTCGAGAGGGCGTGTCGGGAAGCAGGCTTGCATGTCAGTGGCCTGTTCTATGACATCGCCTCCGCGACCGTCCTACGGGTGTTCTCCACCCACGTTGAAGCGTTAACTTTCGAAACCACCGCCTGA
- a CDS encoding sensor histidine kinase: MTPARRLRWAPRTLRRRLVVGLSSVVGVVMIAMGVLHMISLRDYAYELTDDRLSSSLAALRYSFTKLSYTEAHPQLFGAEGPDALINFTGQPVGALIAVVREGRVTGSALFTDIEAQPAPPGAIAALEAIDWHSDGSPFNAQLGELGRYRLQSMAIDHGDWLVAAASLRPAEQAISRGIVSTVLLVTAALLVIALGTLLIVRYALGPLRRVAATAATVAKLPLAAPENRIDIRIADAYTDPDTEVGIVGQALNRLLANVDSALAERAESDRRMRRFLADVSHELRTPLTAIQGYAELTRQDSAKLPETTEYALARIEAESSRMSSLVADLLLLSRLEERHDLLTEDVDLSDLVTNAVSDIAVSAPDHNWRISLPTEPIWVLADRARLHQLVTNLLTNAVHHTPRGTTVTTTVSSAVNDMGSARAELAVQDDGPGIPGELLPQLFERFVRADKSRSRKLGNLGLGLPIVESIALAHNGSVSVQSVPGATTFTVMLPEIVSRPGNRDPATP, from the coding sequence GTGACACCAGCCAGGCGACTGCGGTGGGCGCCACGGACCCTGCGACGTCGCCTTGTCGTTGGCCTCTCCAGCGTGGTTGGTGTCGTGATGATTGCAATGGGCGTGCTTCACATGATCAGCCTCCGTGACTACGCCTACGAACTCACCGACGACCGCCTGTCTAGTTCCCTTGCGGCGCTGCGGTATTCGTTCACCAAGCTGTCCTATACCGAGGCGCATCCGCAATTGTTCGGCGCGGAGGGTCCCGATGCGCTGATCAACTTCACCGGACAGCCGGTGGGCGCGTTGATCGCGGTCGTGCGCGAAGGGAGGGTCACCGGCTCAGCACTCTTCACCGACATCGAGGCACAACCTGCGCCGCCCGGTGCAATCGCTGCCCTCGAAGCGATCGACTGGCATAGCGACGGCTCACCATTCAATGCACAGCTCGGCGAGCTCGGCCGCTATCGGCTGCAGAGCATGGCTATAGACCACGGCGACTGGCTGGTGGCCGCCGCGAGCCTGCGCCCCGCCGAGCAGGCGATCTCTCGAGGTATCGTCAGCACCGTCTTGCTGGTGACCGCCGCGTTGCTGGTCATCGCACTCGGCACCCTACTGATCGTCCGCTATGCGCTCGGGCCGTTGCGCCGGGTCGCGGCGACCGCGGCCACGGTGGCGAAACTGCCGCTGGCTGCTCCGGAGAACCGCATCGACATCCGCATCGCCGATGCCTACACCGACCCGGACACCGAGGTCGGCATCGTCGGCCAGGCACTGAACCGATTGCTGGCCAATGTCGACTCAGCGCTGGCCGAACGCGCCGAATCCGACCGGCGGATGCGCCGGTTCCTCGCCGACGTCAGCCACGAATTGCGCACCCCGCTGACCGCAATCCAGGGTTATGCCGAGCTCACTCGGCAGGACAGTGCCAAACTGCCCGAGACCACGGAGTATGCGCTCGCGCGCATCGAAGCCGAGTCCAGCCGGATGTCGTCGCTGGTCGCCGACTTACTGCTGTTATCCCGCCTCGAGGAGCGGCATGATCTCCTGACCGAGGACGTCGACCTCAGCGACCTGGTAACCAACGCTGTCAGCGACATCGCGGTCTCGGCGCCCGACCACAACTGGAGAATCTCGCTGCCCACGGAGCCAATCTGGGTCTTGGCAGACCGGGCAAGGCTGCACCAGTTGGTCACCAACTTGCTGACCAATGCGGTTCACCACACCCCGCGCGGCACCACGGTGACGACGACAGTTTCAAGTGCCGTCAACGACATGGGTTCAGCCCGGGCAGAGTTGGCTGTCCAGGACGACGGCCCGGGTATTCCCGGTGAGCTACTGCCGCAACTGTTCGAGCGGTTCGTCCGCGCCGACAAGTCCCGGTCCCGCAAGCTCGGCAACCTGGGACTGGGCCTGCCTATCGTCGAGTCAATCGCCTTGGCGCACAACGGCTCCGTGTCCGTGCAGTCTGTGCCCGGAGCGACCACATTCACCGTGATGCTTCCCGAGATCGTCAGCCGCCCAGGCAACCGGGACCCAGCAACGCCTTGA
- a CDS encoding RluA family pseudouridine synthase — translation MADRSLPVPEGLAGMRVDAGVARLLGLSRTAAAALAEDGGVEIDGARAGKSDKLPAGAWLDVRLPEAPPPVENTPVEIEGMTILYSDDDIVAVDKPPGVAAHATVGWSGPTVLGGLAAAGYRISTSGIHERQGIVHRLDVGTSGVMVVALSERAYTVLKRAFKQRTVEKRYHALVQGHPDPSSGTIDAPIGRHRGHDWKFAVTEGGRHSVTHYDTLEAHRAASLLDIELETGRTHQIRVHFAALHHPCVGDLTYGADPTLAHRLGLERQWLHARSLAFAHPADGRRVEITSPYPPDLQHALDALRNHEA, via the coding sequence ATGGCCGATCGGTCGCTCCCGGTCCCCGAGGGGCTGGCGGGGATGCGGGTCGACGCGGGCGTCGCACGGTTGCTCGGCCTGTCGCGAACCGCGGCCGCGGCGCTGGCCGAGGACGGCGGTGTCGAGATCGACGGTGCCCGCGCAGGCAAGTCGGACAAGCTGCCCGCGGGCGCGTGGCTGGACGTACGGCTGCCCGAAGCGCCTCCGCCGGTGGAGAACACGCCCGTCGAGATCGAGGGCATGACGATTCTGTACTCCGACGACGACATCGTCGCCGTCGACAAGCCGCCCGGCGTCGCGGCCCACGCCACCGTGGGTTGGTCCGGTCCGACTGTGCTGGGCGGCCTGGCCGCCGCCGGCTATCGCATCAGCACGTCGGGCATCCACGAGCGCCAGGGCATCGTGCACCGCCTCGACGTCGGCACGTCGGGGGTCATGGTCGTGGCGCTGTCCGAGCGTGCGTACACGGTCCTCAAACGGGCGTTCAAGCAGCGCACCGTCGAGAAGCGCTATCACGCGCTGGTGCAGGGTCATCCCGATCCGTCGAGCGGAACGATCGACGCGCCCATCGGCCGTCATCGCGGGCATGACTGGAAGTTCGCGGTCACCGAGGGCGGCAGGCACAGCGTCACCCATTACGACACGCTGGAAGCACATCGTGCCGCGAGCCTGCTCGACATCGAGCTGGAAACCGGTCGCACGCACCAGATCCGGGTACATTTCGCCGCGCTGCACCATCCGTGCGTCGGCGATCTCACCTACGGCGCCGACCCCACGCTGGCCCACCGGCTCGGACTGGAGCGGCAATGGCTGCACGCGCGGTCCCTGGCGTTCGCGCATCCCGCAGACGGGCGCCGCGTCGAGATCACCAGCCCGTATCCGCCCGATCTGCAACACGCCCTCGATGCGCTGCGCAATCACGAAGCGTGA
- a CDS encoding nitroreductase family deazaflavin-dependent oxidoreductase, which yields MPLSGEYEPSPWDWVRQHADEITESGSTEGLDMKGKPLILLTTVGAKTGKIRKTPLMRVAHGDQYAIVASLGGAPKNPVWYYNVKAHPRVELQDGTVTKEYDAREVTGEEKAIWWERAVEAFPDYAEYQLKTDRQIPVFVLSPIS from the coding sequence ATGCCACTTTCCGGAGAGTATGAACCGAGCCCGTGGGACTGGGTGCGTCAACACGCCGATGAGATCACGGAGTCCGGCAGCACCGAGGGCCTCGACATGAAGGGCAAGCCGCTCATCCTGCTGACCACTGTCGGGGCGAAGACCGGCAAGATCCGCAAGACGCCGCTGATGCGCGTGGCACATGGCGACCAGTACGCGATCGTGGCCTCGTTGGGCGGTGCGCCGAAGAACCCGGTCTGGTACTACAACGTGAAAGCCCATCCGCGGGTGGAACTGCAGGACGGCACGGTGACCAAGGAGTACGACGCGCGGGAGGTCACCGGCGAGGAGAAGGCGATCTGGTGGGAACGTGCGGTCGAGGCGTTTCCCGACTATGCCGAATACCAGCTGAAGACAGACCGTCAAATCCCGGTGTTCGTGCTCAGCCCGATTAGCTGA
- the dnaE gene encoding DNA polymerase III subunit alpha, whose product MSPSDSRSFVHLHNHTEYSMLDGAAKVKPMLAEAQRLQMPAIGMTDHGNMFGASEFYNSATEAGIKPIIGVEAYIAPGSRFDTKRILWGDPSQKGDDVSGSGSYTHMTMVAENATGMRNLFKLSSLASFEGQLGKWSRMDAELIAEHADGIIATTGCPSGEVQTRLRLGHDREALEAAAKWREIFGPDNFFLELMDHGLEIERRVREGLLAIGQKLDIPPLATNDCHYVTRDAAQNHEALLCIQTGKTLSDPNRFKFDGDGYFLKTAAEMRALWDDQVPGACDSTLLIAERVSSYEDVWAVRDRMPVFPVPEGHTQESWLRHEVRAGLVRRFPSGDVPQEYTDRADFEIKVICDKGYPSYFLIVADLINYARSVDIRVGPGRGSAAGSLVAYALGITNIDPIPYGLLFERFLNPERVSMPDIDIDFDDRRRGEMLRYAANKWGSDRVAQVITFGTIKTKAALKDSARVHYGQPGFAIADRITKALPPPIMAKDIPLSGITDPNHERYKEAAEVRGLIDTDPDVRTIYETARGLEGLVRNAGVHACAVIMSSEPLIDAIPLWRRPQDGAVITGWDYPSCEDIGLLKMDFLGLRNLTIIGDALENIRANRGIELDLESVPLDDKATYDLLGRGDTLGVFQLDGGPMRDLLRRMQPTGFEDVVAVIALYRPGPMGMNAHNDYADRKNNRQAIKPIHPELEEPLREILAETYGLIVYQEQIMRIAQKVAGYSLARADILRKAMGKKKREVLEKEFEGFSEGMKANGFSPAAVKALWDTVLPFADYAFNKSHAAGYGLVSYWTAYLKANYPAEYMAGLLTSVGDDKDKAAVYLADCRKLGITVLPPDVNESGLNFASVGEDIRYGLGAVRNVGANVVASLIDTRTEKGKFIDFSDYLNKIEIGPCNKKVTESLIKAGAFDSLGHPRKGLFLIHTDAVDSVLGTKKAEAMGQFDLFGGADTATDAVFTIKVPDEEWEDKHKLALEREMLGLYVSGHPLNGIAHLLATQVDTAIPAILDGDIPNDTQVRIGGILASVNRRVNKNGLPWASAQLEDLTGGIEVLFFPQTYSTFGGEIGDDAVVLVGAKVAIRDDRISLIANDLVVPDFSNAQLNRPLAVSLPTRQCTVDKVTALKQVLARHPGTAQVHLRLISGERITTLELDVSLRVTLSSALMGDLKALLGPGCLGG is encoded by the coding sequence ATGAGCCCTTCGGATTCGCGGTCCTTCGTGCACCTGCATAACCACACCGAGTACTCGATGCTGGACGGTGCCGCGAAGGTCAAGCCGATGCTCGCCGAGGCGCAACGCCTTCAGATGCCCGCGATCGGGATGACCGATCACGGAAATATGTTCGGCGCCAGCGAGTTCTACAACTCCGCGACCGAGGCGGGGATCAAGCCGATCATCGGCGTCGAGGCGTATATCGCGCCCGGTTCGCGGTTTGACACCAAGCGCATCCTGTGGGGCGATCCCAGCCAGAAGGGTGACGACGTCTCCGGCAGCGGCTCATACACGCACATGACGATGGTGGCCGAGAACGCGACCGGAATGCGCAACCTGTTCAAGCTGTCGTCGCTGGCGTCGTTCGAAGGTCAGCTCGGCAAGTGGTCGCGCATGGACGCGGAACTGATCGCCGAGCATGCCGACGGCATCATCGCCACCACCGGTTGTCCGTCCGGCGAGGTGCAGACGAGGTTGCGCCTCGGCCACGATCGTGAGGCGCTCGAAGCCGCGGCGAAGTGGCGGGAGATCTTCGGCCCGGACAACTTCTTCCTGGAGTTGATGGACCATGGCCTGGAGATCGAACGCAGGGTGCGTGAGGGGCTGCTGGCCATCGGACAGAAGCTCGATATTCCGCCGTTGGCCACCAACGACTGCCACTACGTCACCCGCGACGCGGCCCAGAACCACGAGGCGCTGCTGTGCATCCAGACCGGCAAGACGCTCTCGGACCCGAACCGGTTCAAGTTCGACGGTGACGGTTACTTCCTCAAGACGGCCGCGGAGATGCGCGCGCTGTGGGACGACCAGGTACCCGGAGCCTGCGACTCCACGCTGCTGATCGCCGAGCGCGTCTCGTCCTACGAGGACGTGTGGGCGGTGCGCGATCGGATGCCGGTGTTCCCGGTGCCCGAGGGCCACACCCAGGAGTCGTGGCTGCGCCACGAGGTCCGCGCCGGGCTCGTGCGCCGGTTCCCGTCGGGGGACGTGCCCCAGGAGTACACCGATCGCGCCGACTTCGAGATCAAGGTCATTTGCGACAAGGGCTACCCCTCCTACTTCCTGATCGTCGCCGACCTCATCAACTACGCCCGCTCGGTCGACATCCGGGTCGGGCCCGGTCGCGGGTCGGCCGCCGGATCGCTGGTCGCCTACGCGCTGGGTATCACGAACATCGACCCGATCCCGTACGGGCTGCTTTTCGAGCGGTTCCTCAACCCCGAGCGGGTGTCGATGCCCGACATCGACATCGACTTCGACGACCGTCGTCGCGGGGAGATGCTGCGGTATGCCGCCAACAAGTGGGGTAGCGACCGGGTCGCCCAGGTCATCACCTTCGGCACGATCAAAACCAAAGCCGCGCTGAAGGATTCGGCGCGTGTGCACTACGGCCAGCCGGGGTTTGCGATCGCAGACCGGATCACCAAGGCGCTGCCGCCACCGATCATGGCCAAGGACATCCCGCTGTCGGGAATCACCGACCCCAACCACGAGCGGTACAAGGAGGCCGCCGAGGTTCGCGGGCTGATCGACACCGATCCCGACGTGCGCACCATCTACGAGACGGCGCGCGGACTCGAAGGTCTGGTGCGCAACGCCGGCGTGCACGCCTGCGCGGTGATCATGAGCTCCGAACCGCTGATCGACGCGATTCCATTGTGGCGACGCCCGCAGGACGGTGCGGTGATCACCGGCTGGGACTACCCCTCGTGTGAGGACATCGGCCTGCTGAAGATGGACTTCCTCGGGCTGCGCAACCTGACGATCATCGGCGACGCGCTGGAGAACATCAGAGCCAATCGGGGCATCGAGCTGGATCTCGAGTCCGTACCGCTCGACGACAAGGCCACGTACGACCTGCTGGGCCGTGGCGACACACTCGGCGTTTTCCAGCTCGACGGCGGACCGATGCGCGATCTGCTGCGCCGCATGCAGCCGACCGGGTTCGAGGACGTCGTCGCGGTCATCGCGCTGTACCGCCCCGGCCCGATGGGCATGAACGCCCACAACGATTACGCCGACCGCAAGAACAACCGGCAGGCGATCAAGCCGATCCACCCCGAACTCGAAGAGCCGCTTCGCGAGATCCTCGCCGAAACGTACGGCCTGATCGTCTACCAAGAGCAGATCATGCGGATCGCGCAGAAGGTGGCCGGCTACTCGCTGGCCCGAGCAGACATTCTGCGCAAGGCGATGGGCAAGAAGAAGCGTGAAGTCCTGGAAAAGGAGTTCGAGGGCTTCTCCGAGGGCATGAAGGCCAACGGCTTCTCCCCGGCTGCCGTCAAGGCGCTGTGGGACACGGTGCTCCCGTTCGCCGACTACGCATTCAACAAATCGCACGCCGCGGGATATGGGTTGGTGTCCTACTGGACCGCCTACCTGAAGGCCAACTACCCGGCCGAATACATGGCCGGCCTGCTCACCTCGGTGGGTGACGACAAGGACAAGGCCGCGGTGTATCTGGCCGACTGTCGCAAGCTCGGCATCACGGTGCTACCGCCGGACGTCAACGAGTCCGGGCTGAACTTCGCCTCGGTGGGGGAGGACATTCGCTACGGCCTCGGGGCGGTGCGCAACGTCGGCGCCAACGTCGTTGCGTCCCTTATCGACACGCGCACCGAGAAGGGGAAGTTCATCGACTTCTCCGACTACCTGAACAAGATCGAGATCGGCCCCTGCAACAAGAAGGTCACCGAGTCGCTGATCAAGGCCGGGGCGTTCGACTCGCTGGGGCACCCGCGCAAGGGGCTGTTCCTGATCCACACCGATGCCGTCGATTCCGTGCTCGGCACCAAGAAGGCCGAGGCGATGGGGCAGTTCGACTTGTTCGGCGGCGCCGACACCGCCACCGACGCCGTGTTCACCATCAAGGTGCCCGACGAGGAATGGGAGGACAAGCACAAACTCGCGCTCGAGCGCGAGATGCTCGGCCTCTACGTGTCCGGTCATCCGCTCAACGGCATCGCCCACCTGCTGGCCACCCAGGTCGACACCGCGATCCCGGCCATCCTCGACGGTGACATCCCCAACGACACGCAGGTGCGGATCGGCGGGATTCTGGCCTCGGTGAACCGCCGGGTCAACAAGAACGGGTTGCCCTGGGCGTCAGCGCAATTGGAGGATCTGACCGGCGGTATCGAGGTGCTGTTCTTTCCGCAGACCTACTCGACGTTCGGCGGCGAGATCGGTGACGACGCGGTCGTGCTGGTCGGCGCAAAGGTGGCGATCCGCGACGATCGGATCTCCCTGATCGCCAACGACCTCGTGGTGCCGGACTTCTCCAACGCGCAGCTGAATCGTCCGCTGGCGGTCAGTCTGCCGACGCGGCAGTGCACAGTGGACAAGGTGACCGCGCTCAAACAGGTGCTGGCCCGCCACCCCGGCACGGCCCAGGTGCACCTGCGGCTGATCAGCGGCGAGCGGATCACCACGCTGGAGTTGGATGTGTCGCTGCGCGTGACACTGTCTTCGGCGTTGATGGGCGACCTCAAGGCGTTGCTGGGTCCCGGTTGCCTGGGCGGCTGA